The following nucleotide sequence is from Schistosoma mansoni strain Puerto Rico chromosome 4, complete genome.
TTTTAGATAAATACATTTCTATATATCTACTGTCATTTTTCTAAATTTACTATTAACTCATTCCCCTTTGTATACAGATAAAACTGGATGGAAGAATAATTCTCAGTAGGCGATTGGATCGTGATCAAATTTGCCCTAAACAACAGCATACAGATTTACCTCTCGTAAATATTGATTCAGCGCAATTTTCAAGTGTATATACTAGTACTCATCGACAAAATATCTTACAAACAGAAAAAATATCTTGTTCCATAATTTTACAAATAGGCTTGTTTATTCATCAGAAAAATGgtataataaataaagtaaacacTGAGGCAAATAATAAGAAGCAAATTCGACTATTTCATATTCGTATTAACATTCAGGATATTAATGACAATGCTCCATATTGGCAAGGACACTTACAAAGATTTCGTATAACATTCCTGGATGGTGATCCAGTTGGATCACGCCGTAATATACCACCAGCAATGGATAATGATGAAGGAATAAATGGACTTATTACTTATGAACTTAGTCCGGTTAATTCGTTTGATAAATCACATATACCGTTTAGTTTGCTTGAGGATTCAATTGATGGACTTCATTTATATGCAACTAAACAGATAGATCGAGAAGAACAGTCACAATACAAGTTAGTATTAAAAGCAACAGATGGATCgtattcattatcatcatccacctCATCAGCATTATCTAATGAATCAACATTTAAACGATTCACTTCAACTTTGTATGTAGATATTTTTATAGAAGATGTTAATGATAATACACCACAATTTACTCAACCAATATTTACAACATCCATGCCAATAGCTGAAACAACTCCAGTAGGGGCAACAGTTCTTTTATTAAACGCTACCGATTTAGATTCAGGTATTAATGGTATCTTTCATTTTAGTTTTAGTAAAGATCATTATTGGCAACCAGCCGAGAAAATTGCTAGACACTATTTCGATATACGTCCAAATGGTCAAATTATAGTTAAGCAACCATTAAATGTAGATAAACTTGATCAAATTAACAGTCATATTAatcataataacaacaaaatagTTTTGCCTAATATAAGAGGTGCTTATCAGTTGAAAGATGATATTGATGAGAATATTAATAAAGGTGTAAATGTTCAATTTCGCTTTCGAGCCGTTGTTGAAGATGAAGCAACAAGACCATATACACGCTCAAGTGAAGCAACTGTTATTATACTCGTTACAGATGAAAATGATGAGTCGCCCGTAATTTCATTGCTTCCAAATCCAGAACTAATCAGTTCGAATGCACTGGATGCTGTTACAACATCGAATTCGTTTAGCTACTTTTGGGTTTTTGAAAATCAGCCTGTTGGTACCACTGTAGCAACTGTACAAGTAAGTAAATATCTATATATCTGTAGTCATTTTAAGCACTATAGTTTACTTCCCTCCAACTCACTGAGGAAACAGTGATAcctatattaaaacaaataattgtCCATAATAATCAGACAACTACTAAACACATTTGATGACGTTCCTATAAAAAAGTTAGTACCGAAAATCAATTTCAATATTATTGGTTGAAATAGTCGTGAAAAAAACGTTTTACGAATAAATTAACTGACACATGCTTCCAGTGTTATAATAATGCTGGGATAAAAGACTGAGGTAGGTTAACTGCTTCATTGATTTACTAAGATAATCCAAAAAAGTAGAAAAAACGAATTGAGAAAATATTGGGCAGAATATAGAGAATAGAACTGTTAAACAGAAAATTTGTTGAGAACATTTCCTAGTCCATactttattaattaaataaagatGAACCTATAGATAACCCGAAAAATCTCCACATCACAACAGAATATTATATCTCTCCATACTATTCACAGAGTATTTCGCAGATCTATCCAGTATAAGAAAAGTAATAGTCAAGTAAAAGGTTGTGAGTTGAAAACATCGATGAAAATATGATCTGTGGTCTTCGATCATAGGCCGAcaacatataaataaaaatacattaCATATGTGAGCCATCTTGATGTAAAATCAGTTTAACTGAAGTTATCCGAAACCACtaataattaacttttatttagTTTTCATCTATACCCccagtttatttgtttattccgCTATAGTGTTATTGTATATATGATTTAATAATTACAAATAACTCAAGCCTCCTATTAGTATGCTTCAGATTTCAATTTAGTAAAAGTTTGCCTATCTCTTAATATGCTCACTATTAGTTACTTAATTAAACTAGCAATTATGTAATGCAGTGTTGTCATGGGTAACATTCATTTTGACTAATTCTATACAATTCATGTTTGCTGTTCAAGAACATAATCATTATACACGAATGTATTTTTTGATTAACAATCACATTCTAGTTGCCTGACATTAaatctttgtttaaaattaaGTTTTATATGTCTTACATTTATTATTTGGTAGGCATACGATCCAGATTTCGGTGGACAGGATCAAGTTGAATGCAACTTAAAAGACTCAAATTTTTCATTAATACGACTGACTTCTCAAACTCAACCTGAATTTGATAGAAACACTGAAGTGAACTTATTAACAGAGTATCATTTAATTACAGCTAGGATTTTAGATCGTGAAAGCACTTCTCACCAAGTGGTTACTATTGTTTGCTCTGACATGGTTGGACATTACACAGAACGAAATACAACCGTACGTATTCTAGATGAAAATGATAATCGACCAAAATTTTCACATGAAATACTGTATTTACAAGTTGATGAAAACGCTCCATATGGTACTCAAGTGATACAACAATCCCAAAAAGTTAACAGAGGACATTTTAATAATGTTCATCAGACTGGATCATTACAAGGACTTTTAGCAAGTGACTTAGATATTGGAATTAATTCTCAAATGacattttttctttttgaagATGGAATTAACTCAACCAAGTTCAAAATTGATTCACATACAGGTATCATAACTACAATGGACATATTTGATAGAGAAGTCAAAGAAAAATACACATTAATTGCATTAGCAGTTGATCATGGAAATCCTCCACTCACAGGCACGGCTACTGTACAAGTATGTTtgtatttacattattattcataatgattagTTATATCTAGTTAACTGACAGAACATACTAAAAATGTAccacatatttatttaaaatgacaaaatgaaagaaaaaattatCAAAGTTTACTTATGGCACATTTTTTCCCTTCGTACATTTAAAGGTTTCCAAATATTTACACCAGATATTGTAAATGTCTACTTAAATTTACATATGAATGtttgagaaataataatattggaACAAAGCTAGAATGTTTAGTATTAAGTTAGGAGTTTATGAATGGATACCCTGTATTTTGTGTCAAACTTGTTGAAAGTGTTTATACCATAAGAGTAAACATTATTGCATTTATAACATTGTGTTAATTAGTAGTTGATTagtgaaaaataaaattttaatagttgagatcatgaatcgattgaagctagaccatcatgggaaacctggaagccctggacggctgtttcgtcctattatgggactcctcaacagtgcgcatccacgatcccgcctcacgagattcgaacccaggacctatcaaattcgcgcgcgagcgtttaatctctagaccactgagccggcatccaaagtaAAATTCATAAATGAAGGTTAGACAAAAGTCAGTCTGAAATCCGAATTACGTTACCATCAATAAaccaaattcatttattttcgcCCAAATATTCTAAGATAAATGTTTACTTTAAACAtctaattttaaaaatgataactattttctatgaattcgattatcttttaataaacatattattattaatcaactACAAAGAACCATAAACGTTgtgttatttaaaaaattatattaattaacCATTGACAACTGAATCCTAGAATTCGCCGTACAAATCTGATGACGGACAGATATTAGTTAATGAGAATGTTTTATAACGGTGTTAATTTAAAAGGTAACTCTATCATACTTTACTTTCCTTGATTCTGTACTTATTCTTTTTCAGACCCATATTGCATGAAATCTTACTCTTCATCAGTTTATTACATTTTGAAGTCTTCTATTGAAATCTACATGTTTCATTCATATTATTCCTATAGTTATCTGATTTCTGACTACTGTCAATGTATTTTAATATTCCTCTGTGTAGTTATATCTTTGATCTTTGGCCTTCTATACATTCAGCATTTCGTGCTAATTTCATGATTTAGTTATTCTATTTTACTTTTTACCCTTTAAATGATCTCCAAGGTCTTTGTTGATTGTAAAAATGTGTGTTAACAAACAAACTTGGTATTGCACTTATTATTTGATACAGAAAATGAGATCATTGCAAGTAATGGTAAATATGTAACATTTTTAGTGTATGAAGTTAATACTACACTGAAGATTAGTAATATTTTTAACAATAAAGTTTCCCTGTTATATTTTAGATAATCATCAATGATCTTAATGACAATGGACCAGTTTTCTCGACGAATAATTATACTTTTCATTTACAAGAAAATCAAGCACGTAGTACAATAGTAGGTCAAGTTAATGCTACAGATGTTGATTCATCTGCGTATGGTCCATTGGAATATAGCTTTGCTAATGATCCAGACTCAGTTAATTTTACAATTGATAAAATTACTGGCATTATTAGAAATCGTCAGTCACTGGATCGTGAAGAGAAATCTCAATATATATTTCGTGTTTTAGTTAAAGACACGAAAATTAGACCATCAGAATTTAATAGTATTAGTATAAATAAGCTCAATTCAAAGAGTATACAGTATACTGGTACATCAACAGTTACAGTGATTGTTGATGATGTCAACGATAATTGGCCAGTATTTGTTAGCCCCAATTCCACAGCAAACACTCTGGCCATAGCTTTAGATCAAAAGATAACCGGTTACAAACTAGCCTATATTCAAGCTGAAGATAAAGATGAAGGAAATAATGGTACAATCACTTA
It contains:
- a CDS encoding putative cadherin — translated: MNHYNDLRILLFSLKILLLSLFITNCISLIQNINSPIDHEYYIEEEIPIGTIIGNIMDDLIMKYIDFGLTKFLHKLNSPINDNDHSYSLMIMNFADPYVNLFDIKLDGRIILSRRLDRDQICPKQQHTDLPLVNIDSAQFSSVYTSTHRQNILQTEKISCSIILQIGLFIHQKNGIINKVNTEANNKKQIRLFHIRINIQDINDNAPYWQGHLQRFRITFLDGDPVGSRRNIPPAMDNDEGINGLITYELSPVNSFDKSHIPFSLLEDSIDGLHLYATKQIDREEQSQYKLVLKATDGSYSLSSSTSSALSNESTFKRFTSTLYVDIFIEDVNDNTPQFTQPIFTTSMPIAETTPVGATVLLLNATDLDSGINGIFHFSFSKDHYWQPAEKIARHYFDIRPNGQIIVKQPLNVDKLDQINSHINHNNNKIVLPNIRGAYQLKDDIDENINKGVNVQFRFRAVVEDEATRPYTRSSEATVIILVTDENDESPVISLLPNPELIMNLLTEYHLITARILDRESTSHQVVTIVCSDMVGHYTERNTTVRILDENDNRPKFSHEILYLQVDENAPYGTQVIQQSQKVNRGHFNNVHQTGSLQGLLASDLDIGINSQMTFFLFEDGINSTKFKIDSHTGIITTMDIFDREVKEKYTLIALAVDHGNPPLTGTATVQIIINDLNDNGPVFSTNNYTFHLQENQARSTIVGQVNATDVDSSAYGPLEYSFANDPDSVNFTIDKITGIIRNRQSLDREEKSQYIFRVLVKDTKIRPSEFNSISINKLNSKSIQYTGTSTVTVIVDDVNDNWPVFVSPNSTANTLAIALDQKITGYKLAYIQAEDKDEGNNGTITYNILTGNNYGLFGLDSTSGLLYLSNPFSDNNKLSDHNNELYDSSNTSNLPTNDEFNGLLHKSSIHILTLEACDQGQDPKPRCTLYNNLKIMIQNNKEKDVHTLESKQFQYNSPNQFINAPGLTSAETVLSSAFKQNHPNHIQNNFNSIQEFNNDNLYQKATGLTYGNLLMSKQNHKLSSYTTNDIMITCLSIIFALVLIATLILVCLVRRRVVSFKNQTKKPVVFDVEFTFFGCKSD